Proteins from a single region of Gemmatirosa kalamazoonensis:
- a CDS encoding glycine betaine ABC transporter substrate-binding protein, which produces MSLSAQPVVVASKPFGESYLLCEMFAQLLESHGIAVVRRPGLGATEVAFGALRRDAIDVYPEYTGTGLLAVLHDSLPPAAARDPRAVYAYVARASTERFGVRWLAPLGFQNTYAVAVRRATADSLALRTLDDLARAAPRLRAGLTADFIGRPDGLPGLARAYGLRFAEVRPLAPAVKYQALAARAVDVIDGYSTDGLLAKYDLVALDDDRRFFPPYEAAPVLGPRAASRADVVATLSLLAGRLDEPRMRALNRRVEVDGEDVARVAADALRDIGLGRGARPAGAARSATRTTSLGAYLWGRRATIASLTARHLALVGAALGLAAIVAVPLGLALERARGAAGPTLGALGVLETVPSIALLAFMLPLLGVGVLPALVALWLYALYPIARGTYTGVRDADPAAVEAAEALGATAAQRLLLVRLPLAAPVIMAGVRTAAVITVGAATLAAFIGAGGLGEPIVTGLALADTRLVLSGALPAAALALLVDAALGAVERLVTPPHRRGGARRERH; this is translated from the coding sequence ATGTCGTTATCCGCCCAGCCGGTCGTCGTCGCATCGAAGCCGTTCGGCGAGTCGTACCTGCTGTGCGAGATGTTCGCGCAGCTGCTCGAGTCGCACGGCATCGCCGTCGTGCGCCGCCCCGGGCTCGGCGCGACGGAGGTGGCGTTCGGTGCGCTGCGGCGCGACGCGATCGACGTCTACCCGGAGTACACCGGCACGGGGCTGCTCGCCGTGCTGCACGACTCGCTGCCGCCGGCCGCGGCGCGCGACCCGCGCGCGGTGTACGCGTACGTCGCGCGCGCGTCGACCGAGCGGTTCGGGGTGCGGTGGCTCGCGCCGCTCGGGTTCCAGAACACGTACGCGGTCGCGGTGCGGCGCGCGACGGCGGACAGCCTCGCGCTGCGTACGTTGGACGACCTCGCGCGCGCGGCGCCGCGGCTCCGCGCCGGCCTGACCGCGGACTTCATCGGTCGACCCGACGGGCTTCCCGGGCTCGCGCGCGCGTATGGCCTGCGCTTCGCCGAGGTGCGGCCGCTCGCGCCAGCGGTGAAGTACCAGGCGCTCGCGGCGCGCGCGGTCGACGTCATCGACGGCTACTCCACCGACGGGCTGCTCGCGAAGTACGACCTCGTCGCGCTCGACGACGACCGCCGCTTCTTCCCGCCGTACGAGGCGGCGCCGGTGCTCGGCCCGCGCGCCGCGTCGCGTGCCGACGTCGTCGCCACGCTGTCGCTGCTCGCGGGCCGGCTCGACGAGCCGCGCATGCGCGCGCTGAATCGCCGCGTGGAAGTGGACGGCGAGGACGTGGCGCGCGTGGCGGCGGACGCGTTGCGCGACATCGGGCTCGGACGTGGCGCGCGGCCGGCGGGTGCGGCGCGGAGCGCGACGCGCACGACGTCGCTCGGCGCGTACCTGTGGGGACGGCGCGCGACGATCGCGTCGCTCACGGCGCGGCACCTCGCGCTCGTCGGGGCGGCGCTCGGGCTCGCGGCCATCGTCGCGGTGCCGCTCGGCCTCGCGCTCGAGCGCGCGCGCGGCGCCGCCGGGCCGACGTTAGGCGCGCTCGGCGTGCTGGAGACCGTGCCGAGCATCGCGCTGCTCGCGTTCATGCTGCCGCTGCTCGGCGTCGGCGTGCTCCCGGCGCTCGTCGCGCTGTGGCTCTACGCGCTCTATCCGATCGCGCGCGGCACGTACACCGGCGTGCGCGACGCCGACCCCGCGGCGGTCGAGGCGGCCGAAGCGCTCGGCGCGACGGCGGCGCAGCGGCTGCTGCTCGTGCGGCTGCCGCTCGCCGCGCCGGTGATCATGGCCGGCGTGCGCACCGCGGCGGTAATCACGGTCGGTGCCGCGACGCTCGCCGCGTTCATCGGCGCGGGTGGGCTCGGCGAGCCGATCGTGACCGGGCTCGCGCTCGCCGACACGCGGCTCGTGCTCTCCGGGGCGCTCCCGGCCGCGGCGCTCGCCCTCCTGGTGGACGCGGCGTTAGGCGCCGTGGAGCGGCTCGTCACGCCGCCGCACCGGAGGGGAGGGGCGCGGCGGGAACGACATTGA
- a CDS encoding ATP-binding cassette domain-containing protein, with amino-acid sequence MSASVPPPALAARDVVHRYGVERALDGVSLDVAGGATCALVGESGSGKTTLLRCFNRMVEPEHGAVSVGGADVRAASAVALRRSVGYVPQDGGLLPHWRVLRNVALVPSLRRMPNATALASDALALVGLPAERYGRRFPHELSGGQRQRVALARALAARPGVILLDEPFGALDAITRADLQSAFADVRAATGVTTLLVTHDLAEAARLADTVAVMRAGRVEQCAPFAGLAASPATAYVAALVAKAVEATGALRR; translated from the coding sequence GTGTCCGCGTCCGTCCCACCTCCCGCGCTCGCCGCGCGCGACGTCGTGCACCGCTACGGCGTGGAGCGCGCGCTCGATGGCGTGAGCCTCGACGTGGCGGGCGGCGCGACGTGCGCGCTCGTCGGCGAGAGCGGCTCGGGGAAGACGACGCTGCTCCGCTGCTTCAATCGCATGGTCGAGCCGGAGCATGGTGCCGTGTCGGTGGGCGGCGCGGACGTGCGCGCGGCGAGCGCCGTGGCGCTGCGGCGCAGCGTGGGCTACGTGCCGCAGGACGGCGGGCTGCTGCCGCACTGGCGCGTGCTCCGAAACGTCGCGCTCGTGCCGTCGCTGCGGCGGATGCCTAACGCGACCGCGCTGGCCTCGGACGCGCTCGCGCTCGTCGGGCTGCCGGCCGAACGGTACGGGCGGCGCTTCCCGCACGAGCTGTCGGGCGGCCAGCGCCAGCGTGTCGCGCTCGCCCGCGCGCTCGCCGCGCGTCCCGGCGTGATCCTGCTCGACGAGCCGTTCGGCGCACTCGACGCCATCACGCGCGCCGACCTGCAGAGCGCGTTCGCCGACGTGCGCGCGGCGACGGGCGTGACGACGCTGCTCGTGACGCACGACCTCGCGGAGGCGGCGCGGCTCGCCGACACGGTCGCCGTGATGCGTGCGGGGCGCGTGGAACAGTGCGCGCCGTTCGCCGGCCTCGCCGCGTCGCCGGCCACCGCGTACGTCGCCGCGCTCGTCGCGAAGGCCGTCGAGGCGACGGGGGCGCTGCGGCGATGA
- a CDS encoding aspartate aminotransferase family protein, with protein MSHVFHRDPSVALPVVVAGDGPYLIDRDGRRYLDASGGAAVSCLGHSDREVIAAIKAQLDVLPYAHTSFFTNEPAEALAEALVSHAPEGFSRVFFVSGGSEAVEAALKLARQYFVEIGQPARHRIVARRQSYHGGTIGGLSAGGNVARRELYGPILLDVSHVSPCYAYRGKEPGESDDAYGARLAAELDAELLRLGPETVMAFVAETVVGATLGAVPAVAGYFRRVREVCDRHGVLLILDEVMSGMGRTGTMYACEQEGIVPDLLCVSKGIGAGYQPLGATLVHERIYDAIVSGSGAFRHAHTFMGHATACAAGLAVQRAIAERGLLPQVRSLGDALLSALRERFAEYPFVGDVRGRGLFVGVELVADRESRQPFEPGRAVHKRVKRAAMARGMLCYPNGGTADGVRGDHVLLAPAFIVDERQLTIIVDTLAEAIDEATTTDH; from the coding sequence ATGTCCCACGTCTTCCACCGCGACCCGAGCGTCGCGCTTCCCGTCGTCGTCGCCGGCGACGGCCCGTACCTGATCGACCGCGACGGCCGCCGCTATCTCGACGCCTCGGGCGGCGCGGCGGTGTCGTGCCTCGGCCACAGCGACCGAGAGGTGATCGCGGCGATCAAGGCGCAGCTCGACGTGCTGCCGTACGCGCACACGAGCTTCTTCACGAACGAGCCGGCCGAAGCGCTCGCCGAAGCGCTCGTGTCGCACGCGCCGGAGGGCTTCTCGCGCGTGTTCTTCGTCTCCGGCGGATCGGAGGCCGTGGAGGCGGCGCTCAAGCTCGCGCGGCAGTACTTCGTCGAGATCGGGCAGCCGGCGCGCCACCGCATCGTCGCGCGGCGCCAGAGCTACCACGGCGGCACGATCGGCGGGCTCTCGGCCGGCGGCAACGTCGCGCGGCGCGAGCTGTACGGGCCGATCCTGCTCGACGTGTCGCACGTCTCGCCGTGCTACGCCTACCGCGGCAAGGAGCCCGGCGAGTCCGACGACGCGTACGGCGCGCGCCTCGCCGCGGAGCTGGACGCCGAGCTCCTGCGACTCGGCCCGGAGACGGTGATGGCGTTCGTCGCCGAGACCGTGGTCGGCGCGACGTTGGGCGCGGTGCCGGCCGTGGCGGGGTACTTCCGTCGCGTGCGCGAGGTGTGCGACCGCCACGGCGTGCTGCTGATCCTCGACGAGGTGATGTCGGGGATGGGACGCACGGGTACGATGTACGCCTGCGAGCAGGAGGGGATCGTTCCCGACCTGCTCTGCGTCTCGAAGGGTATCGGAGCAGGCTATCAGCCGCTCGGCGCGACGCTGGTGCACGAGCGGATCTACGACGCGATCGTGAGCGGCTCGGGCGCGTTCCGCCACGCGCACACGTTCATGGGCCACGCGACGGCGTGCGCCGCGGGGCTCGCCGTGCAGCGGGCGATCGCCGAGCGCGGCTTGCTGCCGCAGGTGCGATCGTTGGGCGACGCGCTGCTCTCGGCGCTGCGCGAGCGGTTCGCCGAGTACCCGTTCGTCGGCGACGTGCGGGGGCGCGGGCTGTTCGTCGGCGTCGAGCTGGTGGCGGATCGCGAGAGCAGGCAGCCGTTCGAGCCGGGTCGCGCGGTGCACAAGCGCGTCAAGCGCGCGGCGATGGCGCGCGGCATGTTGTGCTACCCGAATGGGGGCACCGCGGACGGGGTCCGCGGCGACCACGTGCTGCTCGCGCCGGCGTTCATCGTGGACGAGCGGCAATTGACCATCATCGTCGACACGCTGGCCGAGGCGATCGACGAGGCGACGACGACCGATCACTGA
- a CDS encoding glycoside hydrolase family 9 protein → MLSLLLAVLDSTHFVRVNQVGYLPDAPKVAVVCSLDGTTLGRFHVEDEGGRIVLRERASTTAGPLGPCAATERLDFSAVRAAGRYVIVAGNVRSPVVRVGPDVWAGGADTALYYLRQQRSGYNPFFRDSVHRHDGNVIDDSGRVVKFLPVSGGWADASDYLQYVTTSATATYALLAAYRDHPRATADAFDARGLPGPNGVPDALDEARHGLAWLLRMYPGGDEMYNQLADDRDHSYFDLPTNDSSDYGWGKGRERPVYPCTGRPQGLFQYKNRATGYASTAGKYAAAFALAARLYARTEPAFADTLRRRAEAAYALGRAHPGACQTAPGRAPYFYEEDSWADDMELGAAELHALTGERRYLREALAYAVQEPVTPWMGADTARHYQWFPWFNAGHHALWRTGGRRERGRAAAFYRAGLERVVRRGASNGFRVGVPFIWCSNDLVLAFATQALLYRRMTGDARFRVEEQAAIDWLFGANPWGTSMVIGYPRGGRWARDPHSAVASRFGPEALTGGLLDGPVYRSIYGNLRGIALHDADEYARFNTGAVVYHDDIGDYSTNEPIMDGSASLVYLLAALVR, encoded by the coding sequence ATGCTCTCTCTGTTACTCGCCGTTCTCGACTCGACGCACTTCGTCCGCGTCAACCAGGTGGGCTACCTCCCCGACGCGCCGAAGGTCGCGGTGGTCTGCTCGCTCGACGGCACGACGCTCGGCCGGTTCCACGTGGAGGACGAGGGTGGACGCATCGTGCTGCGCGAGCGCGCGTCGACCACGGCCGGCCCGTTAGGCCCGTGCGCCGCCACGGAGCGGCTGGACTTCTCGGCGGTGCGCGCGGCGGGGCGCTACGTGATCGTCGCGGGGAACGTGCGGTCGCCGGTGGTGCGCGTCGGGCCGGACGTGTGGGCCGGGGGCGCGGACACGGCGCTCTACTACCTGCGGCAGCAGCGCTCCGGCTACAACCCGTTCTTCCGCGACTCCGTGCATCGCCACGACGGCAACGTCATCGACGACTCGGGGCGGGTAGTGAAGTTCCTGCCGGTGAGCGGCGGGTGGGCGGACGCGTCGGACTACCTGCAGTACGTCACCACGTCGGCGACCGCGACGTACGCGCTGCTCGCGGCGTATCGCGACCACCCGCGCGCGACGGCGGACGCGTTCGACGCGCGCGGCCTTCCCGGGCCGAACGGCGTGCCCGATGCGCTGGACGAGGCGCGGCACGGGCTCGCGTGGCTGCTGCGCATGTATCCCGGCGGCGACGAGATGTACAACCAGCTCGCCGACGACCGCGATCACAGCTACTTCGACCTGCCGACGAACGACTCGTCGGACTACGGCTGGGGGAAGGGGCGCGAGCGGCCGGTGTACCCGTGCACGGGGCGGCCGCAGGGGCTCTTCCAGTACAAGAACCGCGCGACCGGCTACGCCTCGACCGCGGGCAAGTACGCGGCCGCGTTCGCGCTCGCGGCGCGGCTGTACGCGCGCACCGAGCCCGCCTTCGCCGACACGCTGCGGCGGCGAGCCGAGGCGGCGTACGCGTTAGGCCGCGCGCACCCCGGCGCCTGCCAGACGGCGCCCGGACGCGCGCCGTACTTCTACGAGGAGGACAGCTGGGCGGACGACATGGAGCTCGGCGCCGCCGAGCTGCACGCGCTCACCGGCGAGCGACGCTACCTGCGCGAGGCGCTCGCCTACGCGGTGCAGGAGCCGGTCACGCCGTGGATGGGCGCCGACACCGCGCGCCACTATCAGTGGTTCCCGTGGTTCAACGCCGGACACCACGCGCTCTGGCGCACGGGCGGCCGGCGCGAGCGCGGGCGAGCGGCGGCGTTCTATCGCGCGGGGCTCGAGCGCGTCGTGCGGCGCGGCGCGTCGAACGGCTTCCGTGTCGGCGTGCCGTTCATCTGGTGCTCCAACGACCTCGTGCTCGCGTTCGCGACGCAGGCGCTGCTCTACCGGCGCATGACGGGCGACGCGCGATTCCGCGTCGAGGAGCAGGCGGCGATCGACTGGCTGTTCGGCGCGAACCCGTGGGGCACGTCGATGGTGATCGGCTATCCGCGCGGCGGCCGGTGGGCGCGCGACCCGCACTCCGCGGTCGCGTCGCGCTTCGGTCCGGAGGCGCTCACCGGCGGGCTGCTCGACGGGCCGGTGTACCGCTCGATCTACGGCAACCTGCGCGGCATCGCGTTGCACGACGCGGACGAGTACGCGCGGTTCAACACGGGCGCGGTCGTCTACCACGACGACATCGGCGACTACTCGACGAACGAGCCGATCATGGACGGCTCGGCGAGCCTCGTGTACCTGCTCGCCGCGCTCGTGCGTTAG
- a CDS encoding carboxypeptidase-like regulatory domain-containing protein, giving the protein MRRSFAVTLTLATLLAACAVEETTEPGTPSTPSTPSTPSTPSTPSSGAAPHTVTGLVLDTKGRPMAGAKIWIRPALTTGLVQTRTGADGRYTATGLIDVPYYAQAWTEVTYANQQYCLRLAMPSAGDYDAFTPTAGAVRNFRWQLTGRIPDLGNAYFGGEIRLLGDGTLKQSDTVEVTLTPTAPLVDGSAAQTITRRVGAYDFLYDVPVGQYTASVVAIGRNGARSPLKVGPNISPTGTSMPLAFSPSGCGNDNGTSRAFIFWGS; this is encoded by the coding sequence ATGCGCCGATCATTCGCCGTCACCCTGACGCTCGCGACGCTCCTCGCCGCCTGCGCCGTCGAAGAGACCACCGAGCCCGGCACGCCGTCCACGCCGTCCACGCCGTCGACACCGTCCACACCATCCACACCGTCCAGCGGCGCGGCACCGCACACGGTGACCGGCCTCGTCCTCGACACGAAGGGCCGCCCGATGGCCGGCGCGAAGATCTGGATCCGACCCGCGCTCACCACGGGGCTCGTGCAGACCCGCACCGGCGCCGACGGCCGCTACACGGCGACGGGGCTCATCGACGTGCCGTACTACGCGCAGGCGTGGACGGAGGTCACGTATGCGAACCAGCAGTACTGCCTGCGCCTCGCGATGCCGAGCGCCGGCGACTACGACGCGTTCACCCCGACCGCAGGCGCGGTGCGCAACTTCCGCTGGCAGCTCACGGGACGCATCCCGGACCTCGGCAACGCCTACTTCGGCGGCGAGATCCGTCTGCTCGGCGACGGCACGCTGAAGCAGAGCGACACGGTGGAGGTCACGCTCACGCCCACCGCGCCGCTCGTCGACGGCAGCGCGGCGCAGACCATCACGCGCCGCGTCGGCGCGTACGACTTCCTGTACGACGTGCCCGTGGGTCAGTACACGGCGTCGGTCGTCGCCATCGGCCGCAACGGTGCGCGCTCGCCGCTGAAGGTGGGGCCCAACATCTCGCCGACCGGCACGAGCATGCCGCTCGCGTTCTCGCCTTCGGGATGCGGCAACGACAACGGCACGTCGCGCGCGTTCATCTTCTGGGGGAGCTGA
- a CDS encoding winged helix-turn-helix domain-containing protein — protein sequence MRHSIASQGLPIADPRQIRALSSPIRQDILDAVAAIGPCSVAELATALGKPADGLYYHVRRLLEVRLLTEVREEANGRADLRLDVAHKSLYLEYRPASRTNKAAVLRVIGSMLRSAERTFRRGFRPDIAVVEGPRRNLWAGRARGSLSASELAEVNALLDRLITLMRSGRRDRAGARATNRSPYELTFVLAPSNRDSRD from the coding sequence ATGAGACATTCCATCGCGTCGCAGGGTTTACCGATTGCCGATCCGCGCCAGATCCGGGCGCTGTCGTCGCCGATCCGACAGGACATCCTCGATGCCGTGGCGGCGATCGGGCCGTGCTCGGTCGCCGAGCTGGCCACCGCGCTGGGCAAGCCGGCGGACGGCCTGTACTACCACGTCAGGCGCCTGCTCGAGGTTCGGCTGCTGACGGAAGTGCGGGAGGAGGCGAACGGGCGCGCCGACCTGCGCCTCGACGTCGCGCACAAGTCCCTGTATCTCGAGTACCGGCCGGCGAGTCGGACCAACAAAGCCGCCGTGCTGCGGGTCATCGGATCCATGCTGCGCAGCGCCGAACGAACGTTTCGCCGCGGGTTCCGACCGGACATCGCCGTCGTGGAGGGCCCGCGGCGAAATCTCTGGGCTGGCCGGGCCCGCGGGTCGCTCTCCGCGAGCGAGCTGGCCGAGGTGAATGCGCTGCTGGACCGGCTCATCACGCTCATGCGATCGGGCCGACGCGACCGCGCCGGCGCACGCGCGACGAACCGCTCGCCGTACGAGCTCACCTTCGTGCTCGCGCCGTCGAATCGCGACTCGCGGGACTAG
- a CDS encoding aspartyl protease family protein produces MTRSAAYAALAIICAGRVAASQSAPSAPNVPVVIPIRVVNNHVHLRMSSGGRDLSMIYDTGAGTTLLDLPVAESLGLRLGPAVNIGGAGPNAARGFRLASGSLVLPQDSTITVTPAIAFPMSIAVFEGLPVNGILGADFTAQSVVQLDYARQRMMLYPRTFRYAGDGIRLPLTFKDGHPHTVGQVVLADGARLSADCAIDVGASSALMLTKPFVEKHHLLDRVGPTIHRKSGRGVGGSAWTTIGRVAAVRLGTAELRAPITAFYGDSAGVFSTDRSFECNVGGEILRRYIVYLDYGRKEMILEPTAAVDDPFEADMSGAAFRMDTAAGGIRVTDIMPRGPAEAAGLQEDDLLVGIDGRPALEVGVEALRRRFRQHGGEVELTVRRAQGDRVIVRLPVRRLI; encoded by the coding sequence ATGACACGCTCTGCCGCCTACGCCGCCCTGGCGATCATTTGTGCTGGCCGTGTCGCCGCGAGCCAGAGCGCGCCGAGCGCGCCGAACGTGCCGGTCGTGATACCCATTCGGGTCGTCAACAATCACGTCCACCTCCGAATGTCGAGCGGCGGCCGCGACCTCTCGATGATCTACGACACCGGCGCCGGCACGACGCTGCTCGACCTGCCCGTCGCCGAGAGCCTCGGGTTGCGGCTCGGGCCGGCCGTGAACATCGGCGGCGCGGGCCCCAATGCGGCTCGCGGCTTCCGCCTCGCCAGCGGCTCGCTCGTCCTTCCGCAGGACTCGACGATCACGGTGACGCCGGCCATCGCGTTCCCGATGAGCATCGCCGTCTTCGAGGGCCTCCCGGTGAACGGCATCCTCGGCGCGGACTTCACCGCGCAGTCCGTCGTGCAGCTCGACTACGCGCGCCAGCGGATGATGCTGTATCCACGCACGTTCCGGTACGCCGGCGACGGCATCCGTCTGCCGCTCACGTTCAAGGACGGACATCCCCACACCGTCGGCCAGGTGGTGCTCGCGGACGGCGCGCGCCTCTCGGCCGACTGCGCGATCGACGTGGGGGCCTCGTCCGCTCTCATGCTCACCAAGCCGTTCGTCGAGAAGCACCACCTGCTCGATCGGGTCGGGCCCACCATCCACCGCAAGTCGGGTCGAGGCGTGGGCGGCAGCGCATGGACGACGATCGGGCGCGTCGCCGCCGTGCGACTCGGCACCGCGGAACTTCGCGCGCCGATCACGGCGTTCTACGGCGATTCGGCCGGTGTCTTCTCCACGGACCGCAGCTTCGAGTGCAACGTCGGTGGAGAGATTCTTCGCCGCTACATCGTGTATCTCGACTACGGCCGGAAGGAGATGATCCTCGAGCCCACCGCCGCGGTCGACGATCCGTTCGAGGCCGACATGAGTGGGGCGGCGTTCCGGATGGACACCGCAGCGGGTGGCATCCGCGTCACGGACATCATGCCGCGCGGGCCCGCCGAAGCCGCGGGCCTGCAGGAAGACGACCTGCTCGTCGGCATCGACGGGCGCCCCGCGCTGGAGGTCGGCGTGGAAGCGCTGCGGCGCCGCTTCCGACAGCACGGCGGCGAGGTGGAGCTCACGGTGCGTCGCGCGCAGGGGGACCGCGTGATCGTCCGCCTTCCCGTGCGCCGATTGATCTAG
- a CDS encoding metallophosphoesterase translates to MSRFLAVVALWLLACWSVVGALLASALPGGWAAIAALAVLTTVPLPIMLRGRRAGRVPGAAARVWLLRPFVYAQLLLPLLAAGGMLGALGGVPFGRAGDAGRATMAVVTALFALLALLGYLGSRRLVRTDVVVSWPDLTPALDGLRIVQISDTHVGPQTPRRYLARIARLAAEARADLAVVTGDLVDDHAPDVTHYDAGLGRIAAPLGVYAVAGNHDVYAGWPAVRERLRALPLTVLVNEWRWIEHRGTRFVLLGTGDPAGGRGGTDAGGPDLDAAFAGLPADAFVIALAHNPALWPALAKRGVGLTLSGHTHWGQLAIPGLGWSLASPFNAHAMGGYVEGESVLYVHPGSNYWGIPFRLGTPPEVAVIELRRAPAA, encoded by the coding sequence ATGTCCCGCTTCCTCGCCGTCGTCGCGCTCTGGCTGCTCGCGTGCTGGAGCGTCGTCGGCGCCCTGCTGGCGTCCGCGCTCCCGGGCGGATGGGCCGCGATCGCGGCACTCGCCGTGCTCACCACGGTGCCGCTCCCGATCATGCTGCGCGGACGGCGGGCGGGGCGCGTGCCCGGTGCGGCGGCGCGGGTGTGGCTGCTCCGGCCATTCGTCTACGCGCAGCTCCTGCTCCCGCTCCTCGCGGCCGGCGGGATGCTCGGCGCGTTAGGCGGGGTGCCGTTCGGGCGCGCGGGCGACGCGGGGCGCGCGACGATGGCGGTCGTCACGGCGCTCTTCGCGCTCCTCGCGCTGCTCGGCTACCTCGGCTCGCGCCGGCTCGTGCGCACCGACGTCGTCGTATCGTGGCCCGATCTGACGCCGGCGCTCGACGGTCTCCGCATCGTGCAGATCTCCGACACCCACGTCGGGCCGCAGACGCCGCGTCGCTATCTCGCGCGCATCGCGCGGCTCGCGGCCGAAGCGCGGGCCGACCTGGCCGTCGTCACCGGCGATCTCGTCGACGACCACGCGCCCGACGTGACGCACTACGACGCGGGCCTCGGCCGCATCGCCGCGCCGCTCGGCGTGTACGCCGTCGCCGGCAATCACGACGTGTACGCGGGATGGCCCGCGGTGCGCGAGCGCCTTCGCGCGCTGCCGCTCACCGTGCTCGTGAACGAGTGGCGCTGGATCGAGCACCGCGGCACGCGGTTCGTGCTGTTGGGCACCGGCGACCCCGCCGGTGGGCGCGGCGGCACGGACGCCGGCGGCCCGGACCTGGACGCCGCGTTCGCTGGCCTGCCCGCCGACGCGTTCGTGATCGCGCTCGCGCACAACCCCGCGCTGTGGCCGGCGCTCGCGAAGCGTGGCGTGGGACTCACGCTGAGCGGACACACCCACTGGGGCCAGCTCGCGATCCCGGGGCTCGGCTGGAGCCTCGCGTCGCCGTTCAACGCGCACGCGATGGGCGGCTACGTCGAGGGGGAGTCGGTGCTGTACGTGCACCCGGGGTCCAACTACTGGGGGATCCCGTTCCGGTTAGGCACCCCGCCGGAGGTGGCGGTGATCGAGCTGCGGCGCGCGCCAGCCGCGTGA